A single Saccopteryx bilineata isolate mSacBil1 chromosome 9, mSacBil1_pri_phased_curated, whole genome shotgun sequence DNA region contains:
- the LOC136313131 gene encoding WD repeat-containing protein 87-like produces the protein MSASPRLIPEWKDLKILINNVLKDVKVVGKPRNDVVILSDWPETLYQELYHPKNKPFICFYSTNVNYFVSLNWMEPYSKQMQAVLWIQRKDAEMKGMIEKMKFHLTDQVPPIKAMVHTGSYHMLIAYCGDMHLWLFGDHHQAFTFLGTVHCHFSISCLCYDPKTELLLSGTLGAVVTWFILPNGRGLQMAQTVSMPGHELVQGFSLSGPQDSLLALSENTVRVFTLQGEGQLIEVKKFTPIASGSPITCSFTCVSQGYLYAGNRDGEVHAWGLARGNFLHRFQAHSSSVICIHSRPETYTLLTAGSEGVVREWNLAFGNLLRQLDIDEELQQLQFIDNTTFFCQTTHTFSLYSLPYFYTLFNVCGSAPQQVQRVCCGRNWTRILCATKDGLLRFLSPVTGDLLVITWPLLVVDKAVTWAYDSDREELFVATKSSEVLVFDTTRSPCTAKYLVCTSVNPEDRVRCLAYGQSHLGKGLVGLMFCGHESGIVRILSHYTCARTEKTVHLGAVLALSTLEGPQENSLLCSYGIDNIVQLTEAVLQENKVILQPVSKIFCSCVLKHVILLPGSVGAITENHCWCLWHYQDFPTSSKSKQSSKFKETKCLHHCAITSFDVCLSLKLFVTRGTDGSVRIWTFHGRLITELDSSLHFGPLCFANNRGDLLLTFNQSLYLVSCLKLLPLAQLIHLAILNNADEIHEVPRPFLPSFFFSFEIVFVPKFVYLGQGLQELQGLEALVNKRVIAFDNTVPHVVEEERRISSVTEKEPKLHFLEDKDIYSSTLDPKHNRPSHLIPAQLRLAGWDGLNPYHILRCFFGHGQQWPFAPDGYIPNSVVRARLWPEGTPVFLLRDLYPPYRDKDWDETDLFRGQALSPMSPVKEQISKSKEDKSREWKQTLFDILAHLTNLNWIGRKLDERLIHNLIEAILNLTVYCSVEQYKIYVSALAQIFATCQVSSSLCSETACRLLEDTTHSDPQIRKLAWEGLERLNFMSPLFAVPLAAGLMDKDKNVRAKALYLMLRVTGIQTKTMLVSLLKKQETFQNMQEEFIGDTSLDQLLGIRANDLQYLLRQVEQQLNENLMLSHTPLSKPGKITEVKKRMTHVQAKSRKIIKKDLRVSKMEEQTEFVDFSSVLMPSKDEGEQRESRISEQIDIQDVTLEPELPLRTFSPVEYQEGAESKETMLDATEALDVTEAVEVTKFMKAIDQYGMKDYEKVIPKLEILKYIKLWKGAMKKTREKVNVKLKEKKDMKDISKTTAEEPMEEVIMIAEQKTDTEKKLEKRGHGLAGTPGRIGRADIRNWRIDICSLVTSRIASFHPEMIRDLGQELVDLAQAVLTPRHPSWDIFQEICPLLKGSSELYHEVVEEPLVVTEKMKEEDFKEEETVGLRKQGRKVLKKGKAFSQVKKKKIPFLESHRVLEKNKFKNEVRKLARQEGKIAEEEEKLSKPKKKLIQEKEKLTKDKLTHQTEKTAWEGEILASSQKKLTRGEQKLVLGEKKQTGKEGKPLGERKGVTWKEKKAIPGRRKWDWEETLLAQEEGMWTQEEGFPIWKDRKLSQAEEKAEEEELGEEEEELAWDEEELVLDIENRERERKPYEKKKHVLGMEKHVEEEAWERGKLAQKKEHLFRKQEGLSGEAGEWALKGSILVQRVIKLTQERKKRLEKEKKEADKKKQIQERKRQVGKQEKEDQKERQAKKDEKEAKGKQLVSERKKPGLGEEKFGEAKILSQEDKQAAPKAEKAWEKERKAQKQEITTKKKSQQSWGKKKGDLREEEQAGEMGKWLQKEKEQAWGKKGQDQREEIPAGKVEKEPEEDKRWTTEKMKLVPEEKKIKEIGKVSSKEEKQVMKKEAEAKKEEKWVRRGKKATEEKEHWTRERGQRAPQEGKQALKERTWGQKGEKDSEQKEQWAWEKEKLSLEEREQASEMKKKSQEKEERALEERLTKKDSQVAREERRIPKKEKEMTREGIGIDKRRKDVTEGEKEMMKKEGKLFQEERQLTYDRTTEMGVAERKKERTGGERIQAMRKLDMGRGIRSEEQDAGFREKDLRKKVRHLLRILAKTMRRISMVPLEEIKIVEEERPSIIERSEIDGQKREIFKEQKEITKEQLDQKERKVEEERLTDEESLEEDRRLLEKVQETILDKIQVESILKEIQEENLLGKMQLKKLLKRIENKAEETPVKWLLENIRDILFESFSESLTEKEIEEEPTRKGKEESSGEKEVEDEEMDKIKKEEEEEEEEEKAKEEKQKDEANLNKEKEKEGIFKETELSREDRVLKTELSVEGVSYLKLVKEDEILEEEREGTARREVPFKKERWLHGKRDPTFMDEPIWPTVLKSPFKTLLPAALEKKEGMALKILGDQLDLEGQQSQLGAYPMTSSQGRQEDVHLEKSRDMFLQTIETGLETRSPKGLHGPGSHFPIIIKPQKPERRPKGGRWKWSLKYRDSSVGRTEGQAPAPAPVAAPAPAPSLASMPAERPYYSEASFSDEDWVNNALIRLEAGEPLSRDSFHKLSQLLRDFTSKGYLKWMHLSNLKAIAKHFRQNLEMSHTATLQPCKDILRPLHLKVIPPIRRKEKDNWLEPFLIPEPKPLPIPAPGLPSITKRIQVPMAINWHLLGEPYRSVRVRELFSALKEMEIRHFYPVSRDIFTGAHASVDKQTLALLFQKDLRAFQDKGRLPKLPQLKKAKPNSKKKEEVPLWETFVALYHVLRMLQERYAEDSATWMKQFYQLMDLYQLKSPRIQRLLLELLQRKQLQPQETIYKKALETKELVLGERLFYGLFCGSSHAPAGSLKFQDVVPLPGKNKVHTIQPVGIAQYGFLELAWKSLPQVNPYLIERLPNITTPTL, from the exons AACAGTGTCCATGCCTGGTCATGAGCTTGTACAAGGCTTTTCCCTCAGTGGCCCCCAGGACTCCTTGCTAGCTCTTTCTGAGAATACGGTGAGAGTCTTCACACTCCAGGGCGAGGGCCAGCTGATAGAGGTAAAGAAGTTcactcccatagccagtggctccccCATTACCTGCTCCTTCACTTGTGTCTCTCAGGGGTATTTGTATGCTGGAAACAGGGATGGAGAGGTCCATGCTTGGGGTCTAGCCCGGGGTAATTTCCTCCACAGATTCCAGGCCCATTCCTCCTCAGTGATATGTATCCATAGCCGGCCAGAGACCTATACCTTACTAACAGCTGGCAGTGAAGGTGTAGTGAGGGAATGGAATCTTGCTTTTGGGAACTTGCTAAGACAGCTGGATATTGATGAGGAGCTGCAGCAACTGCAGTTTATTGATAACACCACTTTTTTCTGCCAGACTACCCACACTTTCTCATTGTACAGTCTGCCCTACTTTTATACTCTCTTCAATGTCTGCGGCTCAGCTCCCCAGCAGGTGCAGCGGGTCTGCTGTGGCCGTAATTGGACTCGGATCCTGTGTGCCACTAAAGATGGTTTGTTGCGCTTCTTGTCTCCAGTTACAGGAGATCTCCTTGTTATCACCTGGCCTCTACTAGTCGTGGACAAGGCTGTGACTTGGGCCTATGACTCAGACAGAGAGGAGCTCTTTGTGGCAACAAAAAGCTCAGAAGTTCTGGTGTTTGATACAACACGCTCTCCTTGCACAGCCAAGTATCTTGTGTGCACTTCAGTAAACCCTGAGGATAGAGTAAGATGCCTGGCCTATGGGCAGTCCCATCTGGGTAAGGGCCTAGTAGGATTGATGTTCTGTGGGCATGAAAGTGGCATTGTGAGAATCCTCTCCCATTATACTTGTGCCCGAACAGAGAAGACTGTTCACTTGGGGGCAGTATTAGCATTGTCTACCCTGGAAGGTCCCCAGGAAAATTCCTTGCTTTGTTCTTATGGCATCGATAACATTGTACAGCTGACAGAAGCTGTGCTTCAGGAAAACAAGGTAATTCTACAGCCTGTCAGCAAAATTTTCTGTAGTTGCGTCCTAAAACATGTAATACTCTTGCCAGGTTCTGTAGGTGCCATCACCGAGAACCACTGCTGGTGTCTCTGGCACTATCAAGATTTTCCAACATcttcaaaatcaaaacaaagttcTAAGTTTAAAGAGACAAAATGCTTGCATCACTGTGCCATCACTTCATTTGATGTCTGCCTTTCCCTGAAACTTTTTGTCACAAGGGGCACTGATGGCTCAGTCCGGATCTGGACCTTCCATGGTAGACTCATAACTGAGTTGGATTCATCACTGCATTTTGGCCCACTCTGCTTTGCCAATAATCGGGGTGACCTGCTTTTGACTTTCAACCAGAGTCTTTACCTGGTATCCTGCTTAAAATTGCTCCCTCTAGCTCAGCTGATTCACCTAGCTATCCTTAACAATGCTGATGAAATACATGAAGTCCCAAGACCCTTTTTGCCTAGCttcttcttttcatttgaaaTAGTATTTGTACCCAAATTTGTCTACCTTGGACAAGGGCTGCAGGAATTACAAGGGCTAGAGGCTCTTGTTAACAAACGAGTCATTGCCTTTGACAATACTGTGCCCCATGTTGTAGAGGAAGAGAGACGTATTTCCTCTGTGACTGAAAAAGAACCCAAACTCCATTTTTTGGAGGATAAGGATATTTATTCTTCTACTCTGGACCCCAAGCATAATCGTCCCTCACACTTGATTCCTGCTCAGTTACGGCTGGCTGGCTGGGATGGATTGAACCCCTACCATATATTACGGTGCTTCTTTGGTCATGGACAGCAGTGGCCCTTTGCTCCTGATGGCTACATCCCCAATTCAGTGGTTCGTGCCCGACTTTGGCCCGAGGGCACCCCAGTCTTCCTACTCCGTGATCTGTACCCACCCTACCGAGATAAGGACTGGGACGAGACTGACCTCTTCAGAGGCCAGGCACTGTCACCTATGTCTCCAGTAAAAGAGCAAATCTCAAAGAGTAAAGAGGATAAATCCAGGGAGTGGAAACAAACTTTATTTGATATTCTTGCACACTTGACAAACTTAAATTGGATAGGAAGAAAACTGGATGAAAGACTTATACATAATTTAATTGAGGCCATTCTCAACCTCACAGTTTACTGTTCTGTAGAGCAATACAAGATATACGTTAGTGCCCTGGCACAAATTTTTGCCACTTGTCAAGTATCTTCAAGTTTATGCTCTGAGACTGCTTGTCGCCTCCTGGAAGATACGACACATTCTGATCCACAGATCCGTAAGCTGGCCTGGGAGGGGCTAGAGAGGCTAAATTTCATGAGTCCTCTCTTTGCTgtaccactggctgcaggattgATGGACAAAGATAAAAATGTGCGGGCTAAGGCTTTATATCTTATGTTAAGAGTCACAGGCATCCAAACTAAGACCATGCTGGTAAGCCTGCTGAAGAAACAAGAAACTTTCCAGAACATGCA GGAGGAATTTATTGGAGATACCTCTCTGGACCAGCTTCTGGGGATTCGGGCTAATGATTTGCAGTACTTACTTAGACAGGTGGAGCAGCAGCTGAATGAAAACCTGATGTTGTCACACACACCCCTGTCAAAACCTGGAAAGATCACTGAAGTGAAGAAAAGAATGACACATGTTCAAGCAAAAAGCAGAAAGATTA TTAAAAAGGACCTGAGAGTTTCCAAGATGGAGGAACAGACAGAATTTGTAGATTTTAGCTCTGTTTTGATGCCTTCAAAGGATGAAGGTGAACAAAGAGAGTCCAGGATATCAGAGCAAATTGATATACAGGATGTTACCTTAGAGCCAGAGTTGCCATTGAGAACTTTCAGCCCAGTTGAATACCAAGAGGGTGCTGAATCTAAGGAGACCATGCTGGATGCCACAGAAGCCCTGGATGTCACAGAGGCAGTGGAGGTCACAAAGTTTATGAAGGCCATAGATCAATATGGCATGAAAGATTATGAAAAGGTGATCCCTAAGCTGGAAATACTTAAGTACATAAAGCTTTGGAAAGGGGCAATGAAGAAAACCCGagaaaaagtaaatgttaaattgaaagagaaaaaagatatgaAGGATATTTCAAAGACAACTGCAGAAGAACCCATGGAAGAAGTCATAATGATTGCTGAGCAAAAAACGGATACagaaaagaaactggaaaagaGGGGCCATGGTTTGGCTGGGACCCCTGGACGCATAGGGAGAGCAGACATCAGGAATTGGCGAATTGACATTTGCTCTCTTGTCACCTCAAGGATAGCAAGTTTCCATCCAGAAATGATCAGGGATCTAGGTCAAGAATTGGTGGACTTGGCTCAGGCGGTGCTTACTCCCCGACATCCCAGCTGGGATATCTTCCAAGAGATATGTCCGCTTTTAAAGGGCTCATCAGAATTGTATCACGAAGTGGTGGAAGAACCACTTgttgtaacagaaaaaatgaaagaagaggatttcaaggaagaagaaacagtAGGATTGAGAAAACAAGGGCGTAAAGTATTAAAGAAGGGCAAGGCATTTTCTcaagtcaagaaaaagaaaattcctttttTAGAAAGTCACCGAgtcttagagaaaaataaatttaaaaatgaggtaaGGAAACTGgccagacaagaagggaaaatagctgaggaagaagaaaaactgagtaagccaaagaagaaattaattcaGGAAAAGGAGAAATTGACCAAAGATAAGCTGACCCATCAAACAGAAAAAACAGCTTGGGAAGGAGAAATACTGGCTTCTTCACAAAAGAAATTAACTAGAGGAGAGCAGAAGTTAGTCCtaggagaaaagaaacagactggGAAAGAGGGGAAACCACTGGGGGAAAGAAAGGGAGTGacctggaaagagaagaaagcaatACCAGGAAGGAGGAAGTGGGACTGGGAAGAGACCCTGCTGGCCCAGGAAGAAGGCATGTGGACCCAGGAAGAGGGGTTTCCTATCTGGAAAGACAGAAAGCTGtcccaggcagaggagaaggcag aggaggaggagctgggtgaggaagaggaggagttggcCTGGGATGAGGAGGAACTAGTCCTGGACATAGAGAAccgagaaagggagagaaagccctatgaaaagaagaaacacGTTCTGGGTATGGAGAAACATGTTGAGGAAGAGGCCTGGGAGAGGGGGAAATTGGCCCAGAAAAAGgaacatttatttagaaaacagGAAGGACTTTCTGGGGAAGCGGGGGAATGGGCATTAAAAGGGAGCATTTTGGTACAGCGAGTGATTAAATTGacacaagaaaggaagaaacggttagaaaaggagaaaaaagaggctgataaaaagaaacaaatccaagaaaggaaaagacaagttgggaagcaggagaaagaagaccagaaagagaggcaggccaagaaagatgagaaagaggCCAAGGGCAAACAATTAGTCAGTGAAAGAAAGAAACCGGGCCTAGGAGAGGAAAAGTTTGGGGAAGCGAAGATATTGTCACAAGAAGATAAACAGGCCGCCCCAAAAGCGGAAAAAGcttgggaaaaagagagaaaggcccAGAAACAGGAGATAACAACCAAGAAAAAGAGCCAACAGTCCTGGGGTAAAAAGAAAGGGGACCTAAGAGAGGAGGAACAGGCTGGGGAAATGGGAAAATGGTtgcagaaagaaaaggaacaggCATGGGGGAAAAAGGGACAGGATCAGAGGGAGGAGATACCGGCTGGAAAAGTGGAAAAAGAGCCTGAGGAAGACAAACGATGGACCacagaaaaaatgaaactggtcccagaagagaaaaagataaaggaaattgGAAAAGTGTCctcaaaagaagagaaacaagtcATGAAAAAAGAGGCAGAAGctaaaaaagaggagaaatgggTCAGGAGAGGTAAGAAAGCCACTGAGGAAAAAGAACACTGGACCAGGGAAAGAGGGCAACGAGCTCCACAAGAGGGGAAACAGGCCCTGAAGGAGAGAACATGGGGccagaagggggagaaagacagcgagcaaaaagaacagtgggcttgggaaaaagaaaaattgtcccTAGAAGAGAGGGAACAAGCtagtgaaatgaagaaaaaatcccaggaaaaagaggaaagagcatTGGAGGAAAGACTGACCAAGAAAGACAGTCAAGTGGCTAGGGAAGAGAGGCGTATTccgaagaaagaaaaggaaatgactaGGGAGGGGATTGGCATAGATAAGAGAAGGAAAGATGTaactgaaggagagaaagaaatgatgaaaaaagaAGGTAAATTGTTCCAGGAAGAGAGGCAACTGACATATGACAGGACCACAGAGATGGGTGTTGccgagaggaagaaggaaagaaccgGAGGGGAGAGAATACAGGCAATGAGGAAACTGGACATGGGAAGGGGGATTCGTTCcgaagaacaagatgctggtttCAGGGAAAAGGATTTACGGAAGAAAGTGAGGCACTTGTTGAGGATCCTGGCTAAAACAATGAGAAGAATTAGTATGGTGCcattggaagaaataaaaatagtagagGAAGAGAGACCATCTATTATCGAAAGAAGTGAAATTGATGGCCAGAAGCGGGAAATTTTTAAGGAACAGAAGGAAATAACCAAAGAGCAGCTGgatcagaaagagagaaaagtagaaGAGGAAAGACTGACTGATGAAGAGAGCTTGGAGGAGGACCGAAGATTATTAGAGAAGGTCCAGGAAACAATATTAGATAAGATCCAAGTAGAGAGTATATTAAAGGAGATTCAGGAGGAAAATCTGTTAGGAAAGATGCAGCTAAAGAAACTTCTAAAGAGAATTGAGAATAAAGCAGAAGAGACCCCAGTAAAGTGGCTATTAGAGAATATCAGAGATATACTGTTTGAGAGCTTTTCTGAGAGCTTGACTGAGAAGGAAATAGAGGAGGAGCCAActaggaaggggaaagaggagagcTCAGGTGAAAAGGAGGTAGAAGATGAAGAAATGGACAAGatcaaaaaagaggaggaggaggaggaggaggaggaaaaggcaaAGGAGGAAAAGCAGAAGGATGAAGCAAACTtgaataaagagaaggaaaaggagggcaTATTTAAGGAGACAGAGCTCTCAAGAGAGGACCGAGTATTGAAAACAGAGCTCTCAGTGGAAGGAGTGAGCTACTTGAAGCTGGTGAAAGAAGATGAGATTcttgaggaggaaagggagggtacAGCTAGAAGGGAAGTgccttttaagaaagaaagatggcTTCATGGAAAGAGAGATCCCACATTTATGGATGAACCTATTTGGCCAACTGTTCTGAAGAGCCCCTTCAAAACACTACTTCCAGCAGCCctagaaaaaaaagagggcaTGGCCCTGAAAATATTAGGGGATCAGTTGGACTTGGAAGGACAGCAAAGTCAACTTGGAGCATACCCCATGACAAGTTCACAGGGAAGACAAGAAGATGTACACTTGGAGAAATCCAGGGACATGTTTTTACAAACCATAGAAACAGGCTTAGAGACCCGTAGCCCAAAAGGCCTTCATGGGCCAGGGTCCCACTTCCCTATTATCATAAAACCACAGAAACCTGAACGTAGGCCCAAAGGTGGCAGGTGGAAGTGGTCCTTGAAGTATCGAGATTCCTCAGTGGGGAGAACTGAGGGTcaggccccagccccagccccagttgcagccccagccccagccccatcgcTTGCTTCTATGCCAGCTGAAAGGCCATACTACTCAGAAGCAAGCTTCTCAGATGAGGACTGGGTTAATAATGCCTTAATAAGGCTGGAAGCAGGAGAACCACTTTCCAGGGACAGTTTTCATAAACTGAGCCAACTCCTCAGAGACTTCACTTCAAAGGGATACTTGAAATGGATGCATCTGTCCAATCTTAAAGCCATTGCTAAACACTTCAGGCAGAACCTAGAGATGAGTCACACAGCTACACTACAACCCTGTAAGGATATTTTGAGGCCACTGCACTTAAAAGTGATCCCTCcaattagaagaaaagaaaaagataactggCTAGAGCCATTCCTTATCCCTGAACCG aaaccactgcCCATTCCTGCACCAGGGTTACCATCAATCACCAAGAGAATTCAAGTCCCGATGGCTATAAATTGGCATCTTCTAGGAGAGCCTTACAGGAGTGTGCGGGTACGGGAATTATTCAGTGCTCTCAAAGAGATGGAAATACGACACTTTTATCCTGTCTCAAGAGACATTTTCACAGGTGCCCATGCCTCTGTGGACAAACAAACCCTAGCACTGCTGTTTCAGAAGGACCTCAGGGCTTTTCAGGATAAAGGCAGGCTCCCTAAGTTGCCCCAGTTAAAGAAGGCAAAGCCCAActctaaaaaaaaggaagaggttcCTCTATGGGAGACATTTGTGGCATTGTATCATGTTTTGCGGATGTTGCAGGAGCGATATGCAGAAGATAGCGCTACTTGGATGAAACAGTTCTATCAGCTCATGGACCTGTACCAACTTAAGTCCCCTAGAATCCAGAGGCTTCTACTAGAGTTGCTGCAGAGAAAGCAACTCCAACCCCAAGAGACCATTTACAAAAAGGCCCTGGAAACCAAGGAGTTGGTACTTGGTGAACGGTTATTCTATGGCCTGTTTTGTGGTAGTTCCCATGCTCCTGCAGGTTCCCTCAAGTTCCAGGATGTTGTACCCCTACCTGGAAAGAACAAAGTACACACTATCCAACCTGTGGGCATTGCTCAGTATGGGTTCCTAGAACTTGCCTGGAAAAGCCTGCCGCAGGTCAACCCTTACCTTATTGAGAGGCTGCCCAACATCACTACTCCCACTCTCTGA